One window of the Babesia bovis T2Bo chromosome 2, whole genome shotgun sequence genome contains the following:
- a CDS encoding Rab-GTPase-TBC domain family protein, whose protein sequence is MKSRKKESSLTHIPVLSLKDSDRSISDAGSSQRLNRLSRALSASVVDLDLVKQVLWLGVPSDAPLGHRADAWRLVLGYLPVVTSTRARLLERKRLHYQEMCKQHCDADAVCDSDQKTLKQIQVDLPRTNQSIRLFKDKRVQNLMERVLYVWSVRNPASGYVQGINDVLAVFVSVFSRPYLKSYQLDTPAVDLLMEKELDEVEADCFYCLSRVLSQMQDNYTENQPGVYKSLQRLKDLVKRVDLRLYNHLESIGVDILQFPFRWMNCMLIRELPLDCAIRLWDTYIAELNNGIVTFHEYVSAVFLSVWSEDLLQMDYQHCLLFLQRPPTSDWGISEIDSVISKAFVLKSAFQDSPNHLL, encoded by the exons ATGAAGTCGCGCAAGAAGGAATCAAGTTTAACTCACATTCCTGTATTATCATTGAAGGATTCTGATCGTTCAATATCGGATGCAGGTTCATCGCAACGTTTGAATCGTTTAAGTCGAGCTTTGAGTGCTTCAGTTGTTGATTTAG ACCTTGTTAAGCAAGTTTTATGGCTCGGGGTCCCTTCTGACGCTCCTTTAGGTCACCGTGCTGATGCATGGCGTCTTGTtttg GGATACTTGCCAGTTGTAACATCCACTAGGGCTCGTTTGCTTGAGCGCAAGCGTCTTCATTACCAGGAGATGTGCAAG CAACACTGTGACGCTGATGCAGTCTGTGATTCTGACCAGAAGACACTGAAGCAG ATTCAAGTTGATTTGCCGCGTACTAATCAGAGCATTCGTTTATTTAAGGACAAGCGTGTTCAGAATTTGATGGAGCGTGTGCTTTATGTCTGGAGTGTTCGTAACCCTGCTAGTGGTTATGTCCAGGGCATTAACGACGTTTTAGCGGTATTCGTATCGGTTTTCAGCCGTCCTTATTTGAAAT CATATCAATTGGATACTCCAGCTGTGGACCTTTTAATGGAGAAGGAGTTGGATGAGGTAGAGGCTGACTGTTTCTACTGTCTTTCTCGTGTATTATCGCAGATGCAAGACAATTACACTGAGAATCAACCTGGTGTTTATAAGTCTTTGCAACGACTGAAGGACTTGGTTAAGCGTGTAGATCTTCGTCTTTACAACCACCTTGAGTCTATAGGTGTTGACATTTTGCAGTTTCCCTTTCGGTGGATGAACTGCATGTTAATTCGTGAGTTGCCTTTAGACTGTGCGATTCGCCTATGGGACACTTATATCGCTGAGTTGAATAACGGTATCGTCACTTTTCACGAGTACGTGTCTGCTGTATTTTTGAGTGTCTGGTCTGAGGATCTTCTTCAGATGGATTACCAGCACTGTTTGCTTTTTTTACAGCGTCCTCCAACTTCTGATTGGGGTATCAGTGAGATTGATTCTGTGATATCTAAGGC GTTTGTGCTGAAATCGGCATTTCAAGACTCCCCTAATCATTTGCTTTAG
- a CDS encoding Histone-like transcription factor (CBF/NF-Y) and archaeal histone family protein — protein MAEESINPDELEILPVKFVQAALHKGMLQDVTLHNVDEVTSTRTGKSIANYALKNRKFSRDAVNMLNRAASLFVLYITTLAQDIAKNKKRTTIYEADILEALNTALFWEIEREMSEDMNEVNELLKIRQKQMLEQQAQLPNNQNISNPVNADIQMEQNEETDASYVYNEEHSELYIEEDEIGIDETYSNIEDEDTDTNPKEESTSMLNEDTMEEEDQFNSYNTDVTMETTYNKEVPEVNTVDPMVITTGQDDDVDFTQNDNP, from the exons ATGGCAGAAGAATCAATTAATCCAGACGAACTGGAAATATTACCAGTAAAATTT GTACAAGCAGCTTTACACAAAGGAATGCTGCAAGATGTAACACTTCATAACGTAGATGAAGTGACATCAACGAGAACGGGAAAATCTATCGCTAACTATGCATTGAAGAATAGGAAGTTTAGCAGAGATGCAGTTAACATGCTCAATAGAGCAGCGTCTTtatttgtgttatatataacgacACTAGCACAAGATATagcaaaaaataaaaagCG GACCACCATATACGAAGCTGATATTCTCGAAGCATTAAATACGGCATTGTTCTGGGAAATTGAAAGAGAGATGTCAGAGGATATGAATGAAGTAAATGAACTTTTAAAAATCAGACAAAAGCAAATGCTGGAACAACAGGCACAATTACCAAACAACCAAAACATCTCAAATCCAGTCAACGCCGATATCCAAATGGAACAGAACGAAGAAACCGATGCATCATATGTGTATAATGAAGAACATAGTGAACTGTATATAGAGGAGGATGAAATAGGCATTGATGAAACCTATAGCAAtatagaagatgaagatacAGACACAAATCCCAAGGAGGAATCGACATCCATGCTTAATGAAGATACAATGGAAGAAGAAGACCAATTTAATAGTTATAACACAGATGTAACAATGGAAACGACCTACAACAAAGAAGTACCGGAGGTCAATACGGTAGACCCAATGGTAATAACCACGGGTCAAGATGATGATGTAGACTTTACACAAAACGATAATCCTTGA
- a CDS encoding WD domain G-beta repeat family protein, with protein sequence MDRNCLSIGFGFFPSSRWQCEITCFDLNHDRSLLATGSRQGFVALWKLRDRYCDNVRGVVSMQRLKESYDHTSDISVEPYFLFVASNNPIASPVAQVAFASGSRPIHSLKGDRSRLNVAYCAVEDAEGSLVSLHKDNSIAIWSLTDCRCLHKVKGPPFPIQRLCVFPDDRFIALVGRNKINVIDLWRLKLIATFDLDGTCKIDSTIYSDRRRGSYREPPTTDFTIDCAETSTVNVSPSIFSTTTASVKKPCRILRAHCGLSPFTDNSESDTTVDFHSHSVRAEDNSESDHIPCPLILAALLDNNEVVIWDLTIPITHYKAKYGGTHGTVTVVTAWDRHLKLHSEVPQHPADISQHGFFHRTLSPTDGISGKETFPMLRDRIPDLQESFGDICIVDRYLFVMLGIYIFVWYYHHDGALDRVAEILNMDVDDSLSDTPWHGFSCVRVSCSTILLFAWTKSGSVSIFLFPSVRDAKKQFRVLSTAQLPGFGDILHSDETIHVYIRKSLDPGYRLDFDSEGLQSIGFYMFRQTFDGLLSIGIPSRSAWSNVPTSTLINSCFPLPKSGTLVSSMFYSNGYLQRLDVLSSGYIRCIDASSGDIRRSISFQLVDLCLRRIFTGYRMKTLVLPGNKVQEWLSDSVSGGMPTCPRLPYALLHCLGSSYVVIWVPPCELLVYTLSTFTLTVVFRNLSVAPIRAIYAVFSINCRSSNVSDTVMYEIDDTFATIDHKGHLVIVQLSLLLDDLSVESSPPDIHERDIYSDTEGSSGSSGRLPTASQVEHFVSKSSCLRGIHRMQFYIGLLSCEIERVALNLDKDLVYVLTYHSILLWRLRSGTFLRELPYLETYRRAVISGESPTPTDSSAYGISTIAGTLSSLLTTDWQSTVSSVTSECTYQRYLDHCTPHDLLSPCMFQDKYFKKQLTSCLHMSFLRMHFSPYSDSPIGLDMPHRDASSILQPGYSLNKPSRRRLRYKSLQWRCVNTDAMALRIIRRARVILYHSRLDGVLSDISHCKGPATISYSIPVLIFPLQEIASNLRSSSATLLSKLADDATFIYLGIPSGTFSFPLDRSSVAGRTSRYINDSPIDHGHYFVDNYLTKEIAHPWIRRSFTFPCLFDDSRIHSEYRLSLRSNSNGYLSTCMLLRHFVTRVHLRSSVSSSWLRLIDVWLLMRLLVSCTSKESYAELSNELILALRYLSPEELRLHVCRAFVVLRTSASSNGNCDSGPLTICVCRCQGSTFTFGKRCGVCLQSCVTVVRAGTSPVDRPASWEESASMLLLVVVTMDQRLSAVCDFVFVENHLLPFAAYILRLMLPHMLSSEDTVRSVDNANDRRVFNMRSYCVEMFDRGFVSVWTFQLFDRSMTLCSTYSKSRVHAIARAFYKSDVERTPSTQFVIGALSQYRANSSAHWLSILRKCFLLDTCLMIRIVRWIVRERHLDKWYIQTSVKLITEFVIEVREDAIRHLPDVVVIVVRCLDPSDSGVRLLMLKPATSALFHLVKNFPMVAFYQNSQRFAVGSITGQVVIYDLRTATKCLTLGGDMGSVASLAFSSTGDYIAAYYMEPPCLVIWNCSSSGLLGSLLHSSKKERKIIRLKPVEPSPSTTGMDVKIQSKSNREWFLHREDGRGYMISI encoded by the exons ATGGACCGCAATTGTTTAAGCATTGGCTTTGGGTTTTTCCCTTCTTCACGATGGCAATGCGAGATAACTTGTTTTGATTTGAATCATGACCGGTCTTTACTGGCTACGGGAAGTAGACAAGGCTTTGTTGCGTTGTGGAAGCTTCGCGACAGATATTGTGATAATGTTCGTGGCGTTGTCTCTATGCAACGTCTGAAGGAGAGTTATGACCACACGAGTGATATTTCTGTTGAGCCTTACTTTCTGTTTGTTGCTAGCAACAATCCTATCGCAAGTCCTGTTGCTCAGGTAGCCTTTGCTAGTGGATCTCGTCCAATTCATTCTTTAAAAGGTGATCGTTCTCGTTTAAATGTTGCTTATTGTGCTGTTGAGGATGCGGAAGGATCTTTGGTTTCACTTCACAAGGACAACAGTATTGCCATATGGTCTTTAACTGACTGCCGTTGCTTACACAAGGTTAAGGGGCCTCCTTTTCCCATTCAACGTTTGTGCGTGTTCCCTGATGACCGCTTTATTGCATTGGTTGGGCGTAACAAAATAAACGTGATTGACCTTTGGCGATTGAAATTAATCGCAACTTTTGATTTGGATGGTACATGTAAAATCGACAGTACAATATATTCCGATCGTCGTCGTGGATCATACCGGGAGCCTCCTACGACTGATTTCACTATAGACTGTGCTGAAACTAGCACGGTAAATGTAAGTCCTTCTATTTTTAGCACTACTACGGCATCGGTTAAAAAACCATGTCGTATTTTGCGTGCTCATTGTGGTTTATCTCCTTTTACTGATAATTCTGAATCTGACACCACTGTTGATTTTCATAGTCATTCTGTTAGGGCAGAGGACAATTCAGAAAGTGATCATATTCCTTGTCCTCTTATACTGGCTGCTTTATTGGACAACAATGAGGTTGTCATTTGGGATTTAACTATTCCAATAACTCATTACAAGGCTAAGTACGGCGGTACTCATGGCACTGTGACTGTTGTCACTGCTTGGGACCGGCACTTGAAGCTACATTCTGAGGTTCCGCAACATCCTGCTGACATATCACAGCATGGTTTTTTCCATCGCACATTATCGCCCACCGACGGTATATCAGGTAAAGAAACCTTTCCTATGTTACGTGATCGTATACCTGACCTTCAAGAATCTTTTGGTGACATTTGCATTGTTGACCGTTATCTGTTTGTGATGCTTGGCATTTACATTTTCGTTTGGTATTATCACCATGACGGTGCTTTGGACCGTGTTGCTGAGATTCTGAATATGGATGTTGATGACAGTTTGAGCGATACTCCTTGGCATGGTTTTTCTTGTGTACGCGTATCATGTAGCACTATACTTTTATTTGCATGGACAAAATCTGGCAGTGTATCTATTTTTCTTTTCCCCAGTGTTAGGGATGCTAAAAAGCAATTTCGTGTTTTATCTACTGCGCAGTTACCAGGTTTCGGTGACATTTTACATTCGGATGAAACTATCCACGTATATATTCGTAAAAGTCTTGATCCTGGGTATAGGTTAGACTTTGATAGTGAGGGCCTTCAATCCATTGGCTTTTATATGTTTCGTCAGACTTTTGACGGTCTACTTAGCATTGGTATTCCTTCTAGGAGTGCTTGGTCAAATGTTCCCACTTCTACGCTTATCAATTCGTGTTTCCCTTTACCCAAGAGTGGCACCCTCGTGTCATCTATGTTCTACAGCAATGGCTATCTTCAAAGGCTAGATGTATTATCCTCTGGTTATATACGTTGCATAGATGCTAGCTCTGGAGACATTCGGCGATCTATTTCGTTCCAATTGGTAGACCTATGTTTACGACGCATCTTTACCGGTTATCGTATGAAGACTTTGGTATTACCTGGTAATAAGGTGCAAGAATGGCTTTCTGATAGCGTTTCTGGAGGCATGCCAACTTGTCCTCGCTTACCTTATGCATTGCTTCACTGTCTTGGTTCCAGTTACGTTGTTATTTGGGTACCTCCGTGTGAATTACTGGTTTATACGTTATCTACTTTTACTTTGACGGTGGTTTTCCGCAACTTGAGTGTTGCTCCTATACGTGCTATATATGCTGTTTTTTCGATCAACTGCCGCAGTTCAAATGTATCCGACACTGTGATGTATGAGATTGACGACACTTTTGCAACTATTGACCATAAGGGCCATCTCGTTATTGTACAGTTATCATTGCTATTGGATGATTTATCTGTGGAGAGTTCACCCCCCGATATACACGAGAGAGATATTTATTCTGATACAGAAGGTAGCAGTGGTTCTTCCGGTCGTTTACCTACGGCATCCCAAGTTGAGCATTTCGTATCTAAATCATCGTGCCTCCGTGGTATCCATCGTATGCAATTTTATATCGGTTTGTTATCATGCGAAATAGAGCGTGTTGCATTGAACTTAGACAAGGACCTTGTGTATGTGTTAACATACCACAGCATCTTGTTGTGGCGTTTGCGAAGTGGTACTTTTTTGCGTGAGTTGCCCTATTTGGAGACTTACAGGCGTGCTGTGATATCTGGTGAGTCTCCAACACCTACTGATAGCAGTGCCTATGGCATAAGCACAATTGCTGGTACTTTAAGTTCTCTCCTTACAACAGATTGGCAGTCTACAGTTTCTAGTGTTACTTCTGAGTGCACTTACCAGCGTTATTTGGATCACTGTACACCACATGATTTGTTATCTCCTTGTATGTTTCAGGACAAGTACTTCAAGAAGCAGTTAACTTCGTGTTTGCACATGTCATTTTTGCGTATGCACTTCTCGCCATATTCTGATTCACCTATAGGTTTGGACATGCCACATCGTGATGCATCGAGCATATTACAACCAGGTTATAGCTTGAACAAGCCTAGTCGGCGTCGATTGAGATACAAATCGCTTCAGTGGCGTTGTGTAAATACCGATGCTATGGCTTTGAGGATAATTAGGCGTGCCCGTGTAATATTATACCATTCCAGATTGGATGGAGTACTATCGGATATATCACATTGTAAGGGCCCTGCGACAATATCATATTCGATCCCCGTGTTAATATTCCCTCTTCAGGAAATTGCCTCTAATTTACGGAGTAGCAGTGCCACACTTTTATCAAAGTTAGCTGACGATGCTACTTTCATTTATTTGGGTATTCCATCAGGCACCTTTTCATTTCCTCTTGATCGCTCTTCGGTTGCTGGTCGTACATCTCGATATATTAACGATTCTCCTATAGACCATGGTCATTATTTCGTGGATAACTACTTGACCAAAGAGATCGCCCATCCTTGGATTCGTCGAAGTTTTACTTTTCCATGTTTATTTGATGATTCTAGGATACATTCTGAATATCGTTTATCTTTGCGATCCAATAGTAATGGTTACTTGTCTACTTGTATGTTACTTCGTCATTTTGTGACTAGGGTCCATCTTCGTTCTAGTGTATCATCATCCTGGTTACGTTTGATAGACGTATGGTTGCTCATGCGTTTATTGGTATCTTGCACTTCGAAGGAGTCCTACGCCGAGTTATCGAATGAGTTGATATTGGCCCTGCGTTATCTATCTCCTGAGGAACTTCGTTTGCACGTATGTCGAGCCTTTGTAGTACTTCGCACATCTGCTTCATCCAATGGTAATTGCGATTCTGGTCCTTTGACCATATGCGTATGCCGTTGTCAAGGTTCAACGTTTACGTTTGGTAAGCGTTGCGGCGTTTGTCTTCAATCTTGTGTTACTGTTGTTCGTGCTGGCACATCACCTGTTGATCGTCCTGCATCCTGGGAGGAGTCTGCTTCAATGTTGCTGTTGGTTGTGGTTACTATGGACCAGCGTTTATCTGCTGTTTGTGACTTTGTTTTTGTTGAGAATCACCTTCTTCCATTTGCTGCTTATATTTTGCGGTTGATGCTTCCTCACATGCTGTCTTCTGAAGACACCGTTCGCAGTGTTGATAATGCCAACGATCGTCGTGTGTTTAACATGCGTTCTTACTGTGTGGAGATGTTTGATCGTGGTTTTGTATCCGTTTGGACATTTCAGTTATTTGACCGTTCTATGACTTTATGTTCCACGTATTCCAAGAGTCGCGTTCACGCTATAGCTCGTGCCTTTTACAAATCTGATGTTGAGCGCACTCCCTCTACTCAGTTTGTTATAGGTGCCTTATCGCAATATCGTGCTAATAGTAGTGCGCACTGGCTATCTATTTTACGTAAGTGTTTTTTGTTGGACACTTGTTTGATGATTCGTATCGTTCGTTGGATAGTGCGTGAGCGTCATTTGGACAAGTGGTACATTCAGACGTCTGTTAAGTTGATTACTGAGTTTGTCATTGAGGTTCGTGAGGATGCTATACGTCATTTACCTGACGTTGTTGTGATTGTCGTTCGTTGTCTCGATCCTTCTGACAGTGGCGTCCGTTTGTTAATGTTAAAACCTGCCACTTCTGCTTTATTCCATCTGGTGAAGAACTTCCCCATGGTGGCTTTTTATCAGAATAGTCAGCGTTTTGCTGTGGGTTCTATAACTGGTCAGGTTGTGATTTATGACTTGCGTACTGCTACCAAGTGTTTAACGTTGGGTGGTGACATGGGTTCTGTGGCATCGCTTGCTTTTAGTTCCACTGGTGACTACATAGCTGCTTATTACATGGAGCCTCCATGTTTGGTTATTTGGAACTGTTCTTCATCTGGGTTGCTTGGTAGTCTTCTTCACAGTAGTAAGAAGGAGCGTAAGATCATTAGGCTGAAGCCTGTGGAGCCGAGTCCGTCTACAACTGGTATG GATGTTAAAATACAGTCGAAGTCCAACCGCGAATGGTTTTTGCATCGTGAGGACGGTCGTGGTTACATGATATCGATTTGA
- a CDS encoding Replication factor C C-terminal domain family protein, whose protein sequence is MNAVLGVPWVEKYRPESFSDIISHDDILSTLMNFAEKGQLPHLLFHGPPGTGKTSTIMAVSRYLYGSHRHSYVMELNASDERGIETVREQIKTFAETSNTFSSGIVGSDSGPRTNLKLIILDEADQMTNAAQNSLRRIMEIYSSNVRFCLICNFMNRIIPPIQSRCTGFRFPPLKNDVVKRRTADIAKAEGLTVSECALDTLAEIGQGDMRRVLNCLQVTAMSIGATRDKVITSDVVISTAGLPNPTEISKLLQRLMQESFKDCVDYVVTLNQVQGYSVEDLVTALYRSILRIDWPNVVIVQLLIRLGDIEQRLSAGASPYIQIASLVSAFAEVRLEIERLKFDLKFK, encoded by the exons ATGATGACATTTTGTCTACACTGATGAATTTTGCTGAGAAGGGCCAGCTACCGCATTTGTTATTTCATGGACCTCCAG GTACTGGGAAGACATCTACCATCATGGCAGTATCACGTTACCTGTATGGTTCGCATCGCCATTCTTATGTAATGGAATTGAATGCTTCGGATGAAAGGGGTATAGAGACAGTGCGTGAGCAGATAAAAACGTTTGCTGAGACATCGAATACGTTTTCCAGTGGAATTGTAGGCAGCGATTCTGGTCCACGCACTAACCTCAAGTTGATCATTCTTGACGAGGCTGATCAGATGACCAATGCTGCCCAGAATTCATTGCGTCGTATAATGGAGATATATTCTTCAAACGTTCGTTTTTGTCTTATTTGTAACTTCATGAATCGTATTATTCCTCCTATTCAATCACGTTGCACTGGGTTCCGTTTCCCTCCTCTTAAAAATGATGTTGTTAAGCGCCGCACGGCAGATATTGCAAAGGCGGAAGGTTTGACTGTATCTGAGTGTGCTTTGGACACATTGGCTGAGATTGGTCAAGGTGATATGCGGCGGGTACTGAACTGTTTACAGGTAACGGCTATGTCGATAGGCGCCACTCGTGACAAGGTCATTACTAGTGATGTAGTGATCAGTACAGCAGGTTTACCAAATCCTACAGAAATAAGCAAATTGCTGCAGCGGTTGATGCAGGAGTCGTTTAAGGATTGTGTTGACTATGTGGTTACTTTGAACCAAGTTCAGGGTTATTCTGTAGAGGATCTTGTTACTGCATTATATCGCTCAATTTTACGCATTGACTGGCCCAATGTTGTAATTGTACAGCTTTTAATTCGTTTAGGGGACATTGAACAGCGGTTGTCTGCGGGTGCCTCTCCCTATATTCAAATCGCATCACTAGTAAGTGCCTTCGCTGAGGTGCGCTTGGAGATCGAGCGTTTGAAGTTCGACCTTAAATTCAAGTGA